Proteins encoded in a region of the Nicotiana tomentosiformis chromosome 9, ASM39032v3, whole genome shotgun sequence genome:
- the LOC104094737 gene encoding protein S40-6-like, whose product MEDFQEEDIWAINVKERKGYSGSVMKRKLATAPKVIPRAKITPMHQQSSTPVNIPDWSKIYNKKKSSRFLKNGSWDSDENVENIVVEDEDCDYDFGDGMVPPHEYIARRVARSQIAPFSMCEGVGRTLKGRDLSKLRNAILTKTGFLE is encoded by the coding sequence ATGGAAGATTTTCAAGAAGAAGATATATGGGCTATTAATGTGAAGGAAAGAAAAGGTTATTCAGGTTCAGTAATGAAGAGGAAATTAGCCACTGCTCCAAAGGTGATTCCAAGAGCTAAAATTACACCAATGCACCAGCAATCATCAACTCCAGTTAATATTCCTGATTGGTCAAAAATTTATAACAAGAAAAAATCAAGTAGATTCTTGAAAAATGGTTCATGGGATAGTGATGAAAATGTTGAAAATATTGTTGTAGAAGATGAAGATTGTGATTATGATTTTGGTGATGGAATGGTACCACCACATGAATATATAGCTAGAAGAGTTGCAAGAAGTCAAATTGCTCCTTTTTCTATGTGTGAAGGTGTTGGGAGGACACTTAAGGGAAGAGATCTTAGCAAATTGAGGAATGCCATTTTAACCAAAACTGGTTTCTTGGAATAA